CGTGCGCGGGATCGTGGCACGCGTGGTGGAGGACCAGCTGGGGGGCCTGCTCACCTCCACCCGCCGGGGCGAGAAGCAGCAGGCCGGCCTCGTCCTCGAGAAGGTCGTCGCCGAGATGAAGTCGCGGATCAGCGCGCGACTGCACAAGGAGACCCAGCGCCGCAAGAACGCCCTGGAGACGTCGTCCCTGCCGGCCAAGCTCGCCGACTGCCGCACCGACGACGTCGCCCGCAGCGAGTTGTTCATCGTCGAGGGGGACAGTGCCCTCGGCACGGCCAAGCTGGCCCGCTCAAGTGACTTCCAGGCCCTGCTGCCGATCCGCGGCAAGATCCTCAACGTCCAGAAGGCGTCCGTGACGGACATGCTCAAGAACGCCGAGTGCGCCTCCATCATCCAGGTCGTCGGGGCCGGCTCCGGCCGCAGCTTCGACCTCGGGGCCGCCCGGTACGGCAAGATCATCATCCTGGCCGACGCGGACGTCGACGGCGCCCACATCCGGACGCTTCTGATCACTCTGTTCTTCCGGTACATGCGGCCGCTCGTGGAGGCCGGGCGGCTCTACGCCGCTGTTCCGCCACTTCACCGGGTGGAGGTGATCGGCAGCGGCCGGGCGCGCAACGAGTACCTCTACACCTACTCGGAGGCGGAGCTGGACAAGGTCATCCGCTCCCTGGAGCGCCGTAACCGCAGGTACAAGGAGCCGATCCAGCGGTACAAGGGCCTCGGGGAGATGGACGCCGACCAGCTCGCCGAGACCACGATGGACCCGCGCCACCGCACTCTGCGGCGGATCAACGTGGGGGACGCCGAGGCCGCCGAGCGGGTCTTCGAGCTGCTCATGGGCAACGACGTCGCACCACGTAAGGACTTCATCGTCGCGGGGGCCGCTGGGCTCAACCGCGACCGTATCGACGTCTGAGGCCGGGCGCCGCCGTCCCGTACCCGACCAGCCGAGACACCCCCGTTCGTGATCTGCCGGAAATCCCCTCTCGGTGATCATGCAGTCCCGCCACCCACCGGCCACCGTCCGGCTCACAGAGTGCTGGGTTGGTGGCGCGACACGCCGGCCAGGCTGTGCCGAGCGCAGCATTCTGTGGTCGAGGCGCGGCAGGGTGGCGGGACTGCATGATCACGGAGGGGGTTGTGGGGCTGATCACCGAGGGGCGGTGGCGACGGGGCCGCCGACGGCGTGCACCGGCTGCGGCAGCGGCGTGCCGGACCCGTCGCGGCGTCCGGTGGGCTCCGGCAGTGGCACCGGCGCCCCGGCGGACGACGTCGCGCGGGCCGGGGCGGGTCCCGCCCATGCCAGCAGCAGCACGTCCTCACCCCGCAGGAACCGGTGGCAGCGGACGCCGCCGGTGCCGCGGCCCTTGGCGGGGTACTCGGCGAAGGGGGTCACCTTGGCGGTGCCGGGCTCCGTGCCCGGCAGTGCCGCCGACGACCCGGCCACGGTGACGACGACCGCGTCGGCGTCCGGCGCCACGGCCCCGAACCAGGCGACCCGGGCGTCGTCGGCGACTCGGATCCCCGCCACCCCGCCGCCGCCGCGGCCCTGCGGCCGGACGACGTCGGCGGGGAAGTGCAGCAGCTGGGCGTCGGTGGTGACGAGCACGAGGTGCTCCGCGCCGGTGCCGAGCTCAACTGCCCCGACGACCTCGTCGCCGTCCTTGAGGGCGACGACCTCCCACGCGTCCCGGCTGGCGGGGTAGTCCGGGACCACCCGCTTGACGACGCCCCGGGCGGTGCCCAGGGCCAGTCCGCTCGAGCCGGCGTCCAGGGAGCAGACGGTCAGTGGCAGCTCGCCGGGCTCCAGAGCGACGAACTCGCTGACCGGTGCCCCGCCGGACAGCGACGGCGGGCCGGCGGTCGGCGGCAGGGCGGGGGTGTCGACGACCCCCATCCGCAGCATCCGGCCGCGGTTGGTGACGACGGCGACCTCGCCGCGTGCGGTGGTGCGCACAGCGGCCACGACGACGTCGTGGGCCGCGCGCTCGGTGACGGTGCCGGCGGGCAGCGGCTCGTCGGTGGCGGTGCGGGCCAGCAGACCGGTCCCGGACAGCAGCACCCAGCACGGGTCGTCGGTCACCTCCAGCGGCGCGGCGGACGCGGCGGCCGACTGCCCCGACCCCTCGAGCAGGACGGTCCGCCGTGGGGTGCCGTGGTTGCGGGCCACCTCGGCGAGCTCCTGGCTCACCACGGTGCGCAGGAGCGCCTCGTCACCGAGGATCTCGGTCAGCTCGGCGATCTCCTTGGCCAGCTGGTCCCGCTCGGCCTCCAGCTCGACCCGGGAGAACTTCGTCAACCGCCGCAGCCGCAGCTCGAGGATGTACTCGGCCTGCGGCTGGGACAGGTCGAAGACCTCCATCAGCCGGGTGCGGGCGACGTCCGCGTCGTCGGAGGAGCGGATCACCTGGATCACCTCGTCGATGTCCAGGATGGCCACGAGCAGGCCCTCGACGAGGTGCAGCCGCTCCTGCCGCCGTCCCAGCCGGTAGGAGCTGCGCCGGCGGACGACGTCGAGCCGGTGGTCGACGTACACCTCGAGCAGCTCGCGCAGCCCCAGCGTTCGCGGCTGGCCGTCGACGAGGCACACGTTGTTGATCCCGAAGGAGTCCTCCATCGGGGTGAGCCGGTAGAGCTGCTCGAGGACCGCGTCGGGGTTGAAACCGGTCTTCACCTCGATGACGAGCCGCAGGCCGTGGGAGCGGTCGGTGAGGTCCGTGACTGCCGAGACGCCCTGGAGCCTCTTCGCCTGGACGGCCTCCTTGATCTTCTCGATCACCTTCTCGGGGCCGACGCCGTACGGCAGCTCGGTGACGACGATCCCCTTGCGCCGAGGTGTGACGTTCTCGATCCGGGTGGTCGCACGGGTGCGGAACGACCCGCGACCGGTCGCGTAGGCCTCCCGGACCCCCTCGAGCCCGACGATCTTGCCGCCGGACGGCAGGTCCGGGCCGGGCACGAACCGCATGAGGTCCTCGAGGGACGCGTCCGGGTGGTCGACGAGGTGACGGGCGGCGTTGACCACCTCGACGAGGTTGTGCGGCGCCATGTTCGTCGCCATGCCCACGGCGATCCCGCTCGCCCCGTTGACGAGCAGGTTGGGGAAGGCTGCGGGCAGCACCTCTGGCTGGGTCAGCTGGTTGTCGTAGTTGGGGACGAAGTCGACGACGTCCTCGCCGAGGTCCGCCGTCATGAGCATCGCGGCGGGCGCCAGCCGAGCCTCGGTGTACCGGGGGGCCGCCGGGCCGGCGTCCAGGGAGCCGAAGTTGCCGTGCCCGTCGACGAGCGGCACGCGCAGCGAGAACGGCTGCGCCATCCGGACCAGCGCGTCGTAGATCGCGGCGTCGCCGTGCGGGTGAAGCTTGCCCATCACCTCGCCGACCACCCGGGCGCTCTTGACGTGCCCGCGGTCCGGGCGCAGGCCCATGTCCGCCATCTGGAACAGGATCCGCCGCTGGACCGGCTTGAGCCCGTCGCGGGCGTCCGGCAGCGCCCGCGAGTAGATCACCGAGTACGCGTACTCGAGGAACGAGGTCTCCATCTCCGAGCCGACGTCGATGTCGACGATCGACTCCTCGAAGTCCTCGGGCGGTGGAGGGGTGCTGGACGCGCGACGGGCCATGGCGGCCATTGTCGCCGGAGCGTTCCCGTGGTCGCAGGGGGCGCGCCGGGGTCTGTCCACCCGCCAGGGTGGCGTTCAGCCGCAGAACCTGCGGACGACGTCCGCGAGGGCCGCCGTGAACCGGTCCAGCTGGTCGAGGTCCAGCCACTCGTCGGCGGCGTGCAGCCCCCCGCCGGACGGCCCGCACACCAGCGTCGGCACCCCGGCCGCCTGCCACAAAGCGGACTCCATCCAGTAGGGCGCACCGGCGCGTGCCGGTCCAGCGCCCTGACGGCCGAGCGCGTCCTCGAGGAGCCCGAGCAGCCGCTCGGTGGCCGGCGACCCGTCGGCCTGCCACGCTTCGCGGGCGAGCACGAGCCTGGCCCGAGCGTCCACGGTCGGGTCCTGTTCCCGCAGCGCCGCGAGCAGGGCCTGCACCTCCTCCAGCGCCACCGCCGAGGGCTCCCCAGGGACCGTCCGCCGCTCGATCGTCGCGGTCGCCGACCCGGCCAGCACGAACGGTGACGTCCCGCCGGAGGCGACGGTGGCCATGAGCGACCCCGCCCCTGCCAGGGGGTGGGGGGCTGCCGCGGCGACCCGGCCGTCCGCGGCCTCCACGGCGGCCAGCAGCCGGCCC
This DNA window, taken from Kineosporiaceae bacterium SCSIO 59966, encodes the following:
- a CDS encoding DNA topoisomerase IV subunit A translates to MARRASSTPPPPEDFEESIVDIDVGSEMETSFLEYAYSVIYSRALPDARDGLKPVQRRILFQMADMGLRPDRGHVKSARVVGEVMGKLHPHGDAAIYDALVRMAQPFSLRVPLVDGHGNFGSLDAGPAAPRYTEARLAPAAMLMTADLGEDVVDFVPNYDNQLTQPEVLPAAFPNLLVNGASGIAVGMATNMAPHNLVEVVNAARHLVDHPDASLEDLMRFVPGPDLPSGGKIVGLEGVREAYATGRGSFRTRATTRIENVTPRRKGIVVTELPYGVGPEKVIEKIKEAVQAKRLQGVSAVTDLTDRSHGLRLVIEVKTGFNPDAVLEQLYRLTPMEDSFGINNVCLVDGQPRTLGLRELLEVYVDHRLDVVRRRSSYRLGRRQERLHLVEGLLVAILDIDEVIQVIRSSDDADVARTRLMEVFDLSQPQAEYILELRLRRLTKFSRVELEAERDQLAKEIAELTEILGDEALLRTVVSQELAEVARNHGTPRRTVLLEGSGQSAAASAAPLEVTDDPCWVLLSGTGLLARTATDEPLPAGTVTERAAHDVVVAAVRTTARGEVAVVTNRGRMLRMGVVDTPALPPTAGPPSLSGGAPVSEFVALEPGELPLTVCSLDAGSSGLALGTARGVVKRVVPDYPASRDAWEVVALKDGDEVVGAVELGTGAEHLVLVTTDAQLLHFPADVVRPQGRGGGGVAGIRVADDARVAWFGAVAPDADAVVVTVAGSSAALPGTEPGTAKVTPFAEYPAKGRGTGGVRCHRFLRGEDVLLLAWAGPAPARATSSAGAPVPLPEPTGRRDGSGTPLPQPVHAVGGPVATAPR